CGTCGACAACGCCAAGACCATCTTCTCCGGCCTCATCAAGGTGGATCCAGGCGCCCAGCAGACCGACGCCTACCAGACCAACCGCAACCTGCTTCTCAGCAACTCCGCCGAAGCGAACTCTCTGCCAGGACTGGAGATCGACGCCAACGATGTGAAGTGTAGTCACGGAGCCACTACAGCCCAGATCGACGATGAGGAGATCTTCTACATGAAGGCGCGTGGCATTCCGGAAAATCGGGCTCAAGAGCTCATCGTGTACGGTTTCTTCGAAGAGATCCTCAATCGCATCGACTGCGAGAAGCTGGCCGATCGCGCCCGCGAAATTATCCAGGACAAGTTCCGCAAACGCCTGCGGTAACCCTTGCCTCGGCAGACGATCTCATACGATTGATTCACACAACCACTTCATAGCCACATGCAACAAACCGAAGAGCAAAAGCAACGCAGCCTCACCCGAGAAGTCGAAGCGGTGCAGATCCCCAGCGGAGAGCCGCTCCAGCTCCCCGCCCTCTCGAAAGTATACATCACCCAGCAACTGGGCGGAAGCTACACCGTGATGACCGACTTCGGCCTGGCCCGCATCGACGGTCGCGACGCGGATGCGCTCGGACAGGACATCGCCGACGAGCAGGCCGCCGCTCAGGAGGCTGCCGAGAAGAAAAAGACGCAGCCCTCCGACGAAACGCCCGACGAGGAAGCGATCTGGCAACAACTCCGCAACGTCTACGACCCCGAGATCCCAGTCAACATCGTGGACCTCGGACTGGTCTACTCCATGGTGGTCGAAGAAACGGAGAACAAGGCCAGCAAAGTGGTGGTGCAGATGACGCTCACCGCTCCGGGCTGCGGCATGGGACCGGCCATCGCCGAGGACGCCCGCAGCAAGGTCATGCTGGTGCCCGGCGTCGACGAAG
The DNA window shown above is from Pelagicoccus sp. SDUM812003 and carries:
- the sufT gene encoding putative Fe-S cluster assembly protein SufT; this translates as MQQTEEQKQRSLTREVEAVQIPSGEPLQLPALSKVYITQQLGGSYTVMTDFGLARIDGRDADALGQDIADEQAAAQEAAEKKKTQPSDETPDEEAIWQQLRNVYDPEIPVNIVDLGLVYSMVVEETENKASKVVVQMTLTAPGCGMGPAIAEDARSKVMLVPGVDEAEVNLVWEPAWDQSMISEEGRMILGLV